The stretch of DNA GGTTCTGCCGTCTCGCCCTCGAGATCGATCCGGACTGTGCGCTCGCACACGTCAACTACACGGCCGTGCTCGCCCGTCGAGAGGAGTTCGGTGCCGCCGAAGCGCACTGTGAGCGCGCGCTCGAGTTGGCCGTCGACGAGGAGATAAACGGCGCCAACTACGCGGCGGTCGCTCACGTCAACTACGCGGAAATACTTCGCGAGCGGGGCCGATACGACGAGGCCGAACGCCACTGCCAACGTGCCCTCGAGTTCGATCCGGAGCATCCAGTCGCCCACGCCAACTACGCCGACGTCCTCGTCGAACGGGGGGACCTCGCCAATGCCGAAAGTCGTATCGAACGGGCGATGACCCTCGGACCGGAGCTGCCGGCAGTTCGAATCGCTTACGCCGGGTTTTTCGCGGAACGCGGCGACGATGCGGCGGCGGACCGACAGTTCCGACGGGCGATCGATCTCGAGCCTGACTGCGTTCCAGCCCGAGAGGAGTACGCGGCCTTCCTCGAAGAACGCGGGCGAGTCGAAGCGGCGACCCGCTATGCGCCGTCGACCGAACGCGACGGGACTGCCCCGGAGAACCCGTACGAAGGGTCGGGGACCGAGTAACGAACGTACTTACCCTGTGTTCTTCATGCCGGCCGCGATTCCCTTGACGGTCAGTCGGAGGGTCCGCTCCTCGATGTCCGTTCGGTGGGTTCGGTTGAGCAGGTAGACCTGCAGCATGTTCAGCGGGTCGACGTAGGGGTTCCGCCGCTCGAGGTTCTCGCCGAGCCAGTCGCGGGTGTGCAGGCGGTCTCGCTGGCCGATCTCGGTGATCAGGTCGGCCGTTCGCTCGTACTCGTCGGAGACGCGGGGGAAGAACCGATCCCGCAGGTCTTCGTCGGCCATGTCCGCGTAGCGCTCGGCGATCTCGAGTTCGGTTCGCGACAGCGAGAGGGCGGCGTTGTCCAGCGTCGTCCGGAAGAACGGCCACTCGTCGTACATCTCCTGGAGCGTCTCCACCGAGCCGCCGTCGTCGAGGTAGGCCTCGACGCCGGTCGCGATCGCGTACCAGCCGGGGAGGATACACCGCGACTGGGTCCACGAGAACACCCACGGGATCGCTCGCAGGTCCTCGACGGTGCGCTCGCCCGATCGGGAGGCCGGACGCGATCCGAGGTCGAGGTCCTCGATGACCGTGATCGGGGTCGCCTGCTCGAAGTACTGGACGAAGCCGTCGCTCTCGAGGAGGTCGCGGTACTCGCGGCGGGCGGCGTCGGCCATGGTCTCCATCGCCTCGACCCACTCGTCGCTGACTTCCTCCTCGGGCTGGTCCATCGACTGCTTGCGCGCCCGCAACTGGGCGTTGAGCATCTGTTCGATGTTGCGCTCGGCGATCCGCGGGTTGGCGTACTTCTCGGCGATCGCCTCGCCCTGCTCCGTGAACTTGACCTGCCCCGTCACCGTCGAGTTCGGCAGCGCGAGCAGCGCCTCGTTCATCGGACCGCCGCCACGCGAAATCGAGCCGCCGCGGCCGTGAAACAGCCGCATGGTCACGTCGTGGTCGTCACAGATCTCGCCGAGCCGGCGCTGATTCTTGTACAGCGACCAGTTCGCGGCGAGGAACCCGTTCTCCTTGTTCGAGTCCGAGTAGCCGAGCATGATCTCCTGGGTCTGGTTGCGCGCCTCGAGCGCCTGTGCGTAGGCCTCGTTCTCGAACAGCGTGCCCATGATCCGGCGCGCACCCGAGAGGGCGTACTCCGTCTCGAGCAGCGGAACGATGTCGATCCCGGAGTGCTCGGGCAGGGAGACGACGCCCGCCTGATCGGCCAGGAACAGCACCTCGAGGACGTGGCTGGGCTCCTCGGTCATCGAGATGGCGTAGGTGTCGATGGCGTGGCTACCGTACTCGGTCTGCCAGTCGGCGAGACTGTCGAACAGCCGGAGGACCCGCGCCGAGTCGTCGGAGAGCGCCTCGGTGTCGCCGAGGTCGATCACCGGTTCGTCCTGCAACACGGCGTCGGTCAGGAACTCGACGCGTTCGTCCTCGGAGAGGCCATGGTAATCGATCCCCTCGGCCTCGAGGGCTTCCGCGATGGCGTCGGTGTGTTTCGCCTGGTGCTCCCGGAGGTCGAGACTGGCGAGCGAGAAGCCAAACGTGGCGACCTGCCGACGGATGGGATCGACGTGCGCGTCGACGACGCTCTCGGCCCCGTTGTTGCGCAGGCTCTGTGCGATGATCTCGAGGTCGTCGAGGAGCGCGTCGACGTCGTCGTACCCGCCCGGCCGGACGTCGCCGACGCGGCGGAGCCGCTCGCGCATGAGCTTGAGCTTCTGCCGGTAGGGCTCGCCGGGGTAGCGCTCCTCGGCGGTGCGCGCGCTGCCGGGCAGGCGTTCGCGGTCCCGCTCGAGCGAGGCCTGAAACGCGGAGCCGGCGTCGATCCGGCTGCCGTCCTGACTCAGCACGCCCGAGAGGCGCTTGAGCTGTTCGCGGTACCGCTCGAGGACGACCGACCGCTGGCGCTCGAGGGTGTTCGCGGTGACGTCGGGGGTCACGTACGGGTTGCCGTCGCGGTCGCTGCCCGCCCACGAGCGGAACTCGAAGAGCTTCGGAATCTCGAGGTCGCCCGGGACCTCCTCGTCGATGGCGTCGTCGAGTTCGTCGTAGACCTCGCCGACGACGTCGAACAGCGTGTTCTCGAGGTACCACTGCACGTTGCGCGCCTCGTCCTCGGGTTCGGGCTGGCGATTGCGCACCTGCGGGGTCTGCCAGAGGCTGGTGATCTCCGCGTCGATGTCCCGCCAGACCTGGCTCTCCTCCTTGTCGGTCAGCAGCCGCTCGTCCAGCGTCTCGAGGTACGTCGAGATCTCCCGGAGCTTTGACTTGACCGTCTTACGCCGGGCTTCGGTCGGATGCGCGGTGAACGTCGGCTCGATCAAGACGTCGTCCAGGACCTGCCGAACGGTCTCGACGTCGGCCTCGCCAAGCTCCTGGGCCGCGGTCTCGAGGCTGTCGTCGAGAGTTCCCTCGTGGGAGTCCGTCCGGATGGTCCGAACGCGCTCGCGCTCCTCCGCGAGGTTGATCAGTTCGAAGTAGGTCGTGAACCCGCGGGCGACGATCCGCTGTTGATACGGCGAGAGGTTCCGGAGTTCCGTGACGAGCGGTTCGCGCGACTCGAGTTCCCCTGATCGGTAGTCGATCGCGGCCCGTCGACACGACTCGACGGTCTCGAACGCCTTGCGAGACGTCTGTTCCTCGAGGACGTCCCCGAGTAATGCACCGAGTTCGCGGACGTCCTGGCGGACCTCCCTGTTGTGGAGT from Natrinema salaciae encodes:
- the ppc gene encoding phosphoenolpyruvate carboxylase, with the protein product MRLHNREVRQDVRELGALLGDVLEEQTSRKAFETVESCRRAAIDYRSGELESREPLVTELRNLSPYQQRIVARGFTTYFELINLAEERERVRTIRTDSHEGTLDDSLETAAQELGEADVETVRQVLDDVLIEPTFTAHPTEARRKTVKSKLREISTYLETLDERLLTDKEESQVWRDIDAEITSLWQTPQVRNRQPEPEDEARNVQWYLENTLFDVVGEVYDELDDAIDEEVPGDLEIPKLFEFRSWAGSDRDGNPYVTPDVTANTLERQRSVVLERYREQLKRLSGVLSQDGSRIDAGSAFQASLERDRERLPGSARTAEERYPGEPYRQKLKLMRERLRRVGDVRPGGYDDVDALLDDLEIIAQSLRNNGAESVVDAHVDPIRRQVATFGFSLASLDLREHQAKHTDAIAEALEAEGIDYHGLSEDERVEFLTDAVLQDEPVIDLGDTEALSDDSARVLRLFDSLADWQTEYGSHAIDTYAISMTEEPSHVLEVLFLADQAGVVSLPEHSGIDIVPLLETEYALSGARRIMGTLFENEAYAQALEARNQTQEIMLGYSDSNKENGFLAANWSLYKNQRRLGEICDDHDVTMRLFHGRGGSISRGGGPMNEALLALPNSTVTGQVKFTEQGEAIAEKYANPRIAERNIEQMLNAQLRARKQSMDQPEEEVSDEWVEAMETMADAARREYRDLLESDGFVQYFEQATPITVIEDLDLGSRPASRSGERTVEDLRAIPWVFSWTQSRCILPGWYAIATGVEAYLDDGGSVETLQEMYDEWPFFRTTLDNAALSLSRTELEIAERYADMADEDLRDRFFPRVSDEYERTADLITEIGQRDRLHTRDWLGENLERRNPYVDPLNMLQVYLLNRTHRTDIEERTLRLTVKGIAAGMKNTG